A window of Paenibacillus polygoni contains these coding sequences:
- a CDS encoding MFS transporter — translation MPYPKEKGLIFSFTFMAFILGTTEYVIVGLLSEIAGDFGVTLAAAGILISGFALAYAIGTPLILSVLGHLPKRLLLLTGITLIIVLNMLSAVSTSFAFLMGTRVVTAILCGLSLSLAISVASDYVEKARRGRAISYILGGFTIANVFGVPIGTLVGQHFDWPATFILVSILGAGALLLNWIYIPRDIPIVNVSAKEQFVLLTNYRILLAFFIPAMGTAAIFTVFTYITPIMGKVMQLPSSLFSTVLFAYGLVTIVSNLIGGRIASGDYVGKLRIVFILQAVIFILFGLTAALPVIGLISLILIALTSYILNASTQLYLIDLAYMYVPKAKDFATSLMPVANNLGIAIGSFVGGLMIDISGLRALPWVAAGFTFIALVITAVSHRLDRKQGMQMNSNTMREEELPASGAHMSSPK, via the coding sequence AAAGGATTGATATTTTCATTCACTTTCATGGCATTTATTCTGGGAACCACAGAATATGTCATCGTGGGGCTTTTAAGCGAAATTGCAGGTGACTTTGGGGTAACGCTTGCAGCAGCAGGTATTTTGATCTCTGGTTTTGCGCTTGCCTATGCGATTGGGACACCGCTTATCCTGAGTGTCTTAGGTCATTTGCCTAAGCGACTGCTTCTATTAACAGGTATTACGCTCATTATTGTGCTAAATATGCTGAGTGCGGTCTCTACCTCTTTTGCGTTCCTCATGGGGACGAGAGTAGTGACTGCCATTTTGTGTGGCCTTTCTTTATCGCTCGCGATTTCGGTAGCAAGTGATTACGTGGAAAAAGCAAGGCGCGGACGAGCAATTTCCTATATTCTTGGCGGATTTACGATTGCAAATGTATTTGGTGTACCGATCGGTACCCTTGTAGGTCAACATTTTGACTGGCCAGCCACATTTATTCTGGTTTCTATTCTTGGGGCAGGTGCCCTCTTACTGAACTGGATCTACATACCGAGAGATATACCCATCGTGAATGTATCGGCGAAAGAACAGTTCGTTCTCCTTACTAACTATCGGATCCTGCTTGCGTTCTTTATTCCGGCCATGGGTACCGCAGCGATCTTTACCGTATTTACCTATATTACACCGATCATGGGTAAGGTCATGCAGCTGCCAAGCAGCTTGTTCAGTACGGTGTTATTCGCCTATGGTCTAGTTACGATTGTAAGTAATCTCATTGGCGGAAGAATTGCTTCCGGGGATTATGTAGGAAAGCTGAGGATTGTATTTATCCTGCAAGCCGTTATTTTTATTCTATTCGGGCTGACGGCTGCGCTGCCGGTCATCGGATTAATTAGTCTGATTCTCATTGCGCTGACTTCTTATATTCTGAATGCTTCCACGCAGCTGTATTTAATTGATCTTGCCTACATGTATGTTCCAAAAGCAAAGGATTTCGCGACCTCACTCATGCCGGTAGCAAACAACCTGGGGATAGCGATCGGTTCTTTTGTAGGCGGCTTAATGATTGATATTAGCGGGCTTAGGGCATTGCCTTGGGTAGCGGCCGGGTTTACATTCATTGCCCTTGTGATTACTGCGGTGTCTCATCGTCTAGATCGTAAACAGGGAATGCAGATGAACTCCAATACAATGAGAGAAGAAGAACTTCCTGCTTCCGGGGCACATATGTCATCGCCAAAATAG